A region from the Zea mays cultivar B73 unplaced genomic scaffold, Zm-B73-REFERENCE-NAM-5.0 scaffold_23, whole genome shotgun sequence genome encodes:
- the LOC118474230 gene encoding NAD(P)H-quinone oxidoreductase subunit 2 A, chloroplastic: MILGNLLAITQTSMKRMLAYSSIGQIGYVIIGIIVGDSNDGYASMITYMLFYISMNLGTFACIVLFGLRTGTDNIRDYAGLYTKDPFLALSLALCLLSLGGLPPLAGFFGKLYLFWCGWQAGLYFLVSIGLLTSVLSIYYYLKIIKLLMTGRNQEITPYVRNYRRSPLRSNNSIELSMTVCVIASTIPGISMNPILAIAQDTLF; the protein is encoded by the coding sequence ATGATATTGGGGAATCTCCTTGCTATTACTCAAACAAGCATGAAACGTATGCTTGCATATTCGTCCATAGGGCAAATCGGATATGTAATTATTGGAATAATTGTTGGAGACTCAAATGATGGATATGCAAGCATGATAACTTATATGCTGTTCTATATCTCCATGAATCTAGGAACTTTTGCTTGCATTGTATTATTTGGTCTACGTACCGGAACTGATAACATTCGAGATTATGCAGGATTATACACGAAAGATCCTTTTTTGGCTCTCTCTTTAGCCCTATGTCTCTTATCCCTAGGAGGCCTTCCTCCACTAGCAGGTTTCTTCGGAAAACTCTATCTATTCTGGTGTGGATGGCAAGCAGGCCTATATTTCTTGGTTTCAATAGGACTCCTTACGAGCGTTCTTTCTATCTACTATTATCTAAAAATAATCAAGTTATTAATGACTGGACGAAACCAAGAAATAACCCCTTATGTGCGAAATTATAGAAGATCCCCTTTAAGATCAAACAATTCCATCGAATTGAGTATGACTGTATGTGTGATAGCATCTACTATACCAGGAATATCAATGAACcccattcttgcaattgctcaggATACCCTCTTTTAG